The region CGCGCGGGCAGGGGCTGGAGGTGGCCCTGACCGACGGCCTGAACGGCCTGACGCTGGTCGTCGCCCCGCAGGACGTGAAGGCCGCGCCCGGCGTGGCCTCGCGCCGCGTCGGGCAGCGGTTCGTGTGGCTGGTCGGGAACCTGCCGCAGCCCACGCTGCAGGCCGCGCTGGCGGGCGTCCGCAGCGCGACGCCGGACCCGCTGGGAACTTTTTCGGCCCCCGCCGACTCCAATCCATAACGCCCCCCACCCGGTCCCTGACCGCCGCCGCAAGGAGTTCCGCATGCCCCTGACCCCCCTGACCCGCCCCCTGACCGCCGAGGACGCCGCGCACTTCCTGCGCCGCACCGCCTTCGGCGCGACCGACGAGCAGATCCGCGCCCTGGTCGGCCAGAAAGCCCAGGACGTGGCCCGCGCGGCCCTGGCCTTCGATCAGAGCATCGCGCCCGGCAACCCGTTTGATCCCATGCAGGGCGCGACGCCCGGCGCGGCCATTCAGCTCGGGCGCGGCGCGTGGCTGTACGAACTCGCGTACGGTCCGCACCCGCTGCGCGAGAAACTGGCCCTGACCTGGAGCAACCACTTCGTGATCGCCACCGACAAGGTCCGCAACGTGCCTGCCGTGGCGGACTACCTGAACCTGCTGCGCCGCCACGCCGCCACACGGTCCTTCGAGCGCTTCACGTTGGAGGTCGCGCAGTCCCCCGCCATGCTCCGGTACCTCGACAACGACCAGAACCGCAAGGGCAAACCGAATGAGAACTTCAGCCGCGAGTTGCTGGAACTGTTCACGACCGGCATCGGTGCGTACACGGAAAACGACGTGCGCGAGGGGGCGCGCGCCCTGACCGGCTGGACCTTCCAGGGGGGGCGCGGCAACAAGCAGTACCTCGAGCAGCCGCGTTTCGTGAACCAGACGCAGCAGCACGACACCGGCAGGAAGACGTACCTGGGGCAGAGCGGCGCCCTGAAGGGCGAGGACATCGTCCGGATCGCCACCTCGCAGCCCGCCACGGCCACCTTCGTGAGCCGCAAACTGCACCGCGCGTTCCTGGCCGACACCCCCGACGACGCGGCCGTCCGGGGCAGCGCCGAGACCTGGACCCGCAGCAGGGGCGACGTGATGGCCGTCCTGACCGAACTGCTCGCCAGCGAG is a window of Deinococcus grandis DNA encoding:
- a CDS encoding DUF1800 domain-containing protein; this translates as MPLTPLTRPLTAEDAAHFLRRTAFGATDEQIRALVGQKAQDVARAALAFDQSIAPGNPFDPMQGATPGAAIQLGRGAWLYELAYGPHPLREKLALTWSNHFVIATDKVRNVPAVADYLNLLRRHAATRSFERFTLEVAQSPAMLRYLDNDQNRKGKPNENFSRELLELFTTGIGAYTENDVREGARALTGWTFQGGRGNKQYLEQPRFVNQTQQHDTGRKTYLGQSGALKGEDIVRIATSQPATATFVSRKLHRAFLADTPDDAAVRGSAETWTRSRGDVMAVLTELLASEAFYASRSRIIRSPVEFLVGGIRTLGQPKIDARSLLNLAGTAGRMGQVLLEPDTVKGWDGGREWINDTTLLLRMQVAAALTMGSKAPNLDTPPSLLALTGQERPAGAVLLSSLKGRQRTYLSLISPEFQLA